From a single Lineus longissimus chromosome 16, tnLinLong1.2, whole genome shotgun sequence genomic region:
- the LOC135500287 gene encoding uncharacterized protein LOC135500287, protein MCDVDDIMTKCGTNAEACKKICDDGCGAFDKYDKDKNGSLSKEEIGTLLAAGGSNMSKETVFSFCDLDADNKVTKEEFIKALVCTSIEDDIRRVFNDFDKNKNHTIDKAELGAVSGECAKQGIDQASLARVMEKYDTDSSGEISFDEFKAAFFSK, encoded by the exons ATGTGTGACGTTGACGACATTATGACAAAATGCGGCACTAATGCCGAAGCCTGCAAAAAGATTTGCGATGATGGTTGTGGAGCTTTTGATAAATATGATAAAGACAAAAATGGGAGTCTGTCCAAGGAAGAAATCGGCACCCTTCTTGCTGCAGGAGGCTCCAACATGTCTAAGGAG ACGgtgttttcattttgtgatCTGGATGCTGATAACAAAGTAACGAAGGAGGAATTCATCAAAGCATTAGTCTG CACCTCCATCGAAGACGACATCAGGAGAGTGTTTAACGATTTCGACAAAAACAAGAACCACACCATTGACAAGGCGGAACTTGGGGCCGTGTCGGGGGAGTGCGCCAAGCAAGGCATCGATCAGGCGAGCCTAGCCAGGGTCATGGAGAAATACGATACTGATTCCAGCGGAGAAATTAGTTTTGATGAGTTCAAGGCGGCATTCTTTAGCAAATAA
- the LOC135500411 gene encoding uncharacterized protein LOC135500411, which produces MNLFATCPVCSSESTRTIKKIGTFISVSQRCVNKHCGFERTWNSQPMYNRITAGNVLLSSAILFSGAIPSKILQVMRILGCQSIHRNTFFVHQSRLLWPAVQDAWRQEQREILDAVKEADYSLVVGGDGRSDTPGHSAKYGCYTLMDLETKKILDIELVQIWKKKILKISKEKDCQLAADWC; this is translated from the exons ATGAACCTGTTCGCCACATGCCCTGTTTGCAGTTCCGAGTCGACTCGAACCATCAAGAAGATTGGCACCTTCATATCTGTCTCCCAGAGATGTGTCAACAAACATTGTGGATTTGAAAG AACTTGGAACAGTCAACCAATGTACAATAGGATCACAGCAGGGAATGTTCTCCTATCAAGCGCCATTTTATTTTCTGGGGCGATTCCATCCAAAATCCTGCAGGTGATGAGAATCCTTGGTTGCCAGTCCATCCATAGGAACACTTTTTTCGTACATCAGTCACGGCTCCTCTGGCCAGCTGTTCAGGATGCATGGAGACAAGAGCAGAGAGAAATCTTGGATGCTGTGAAGGAAGCAGATTATTCCTTGGTGGTTGGAGGTGATGGGCGTTCTGATACACCTGGGCATTCAGCAAAGTATGGCTGCTATACACTCATGGATCTGGAGACGAAGAAAATCCTGGACATCGAACTTGTTCAG ATCTGGAAGAAGAAAATCCTCAAGATTTCAAAGGAAAAGGACTGCCAACTAGCAGCAGACTGGTGCTAG
- the LOC135500410 gene encoding P2X purinoceptor 7-like → MVAGEVQGYQFEPSFNSEGSGNGSGSETSASESDSHFDDPDGVKARWASRMNTTDWCDCGKVCVKSPFPEENACCSEKVPILNKMEEFNADHGGDIVCITKHPGFSSNCLDVWVLQAAYRLYQKKHRVGIDGEINMNMKYRYIAYRQLVAWCWGFLGKENRVPLPACALDVIRKTFPAEGELVGFKYPTLKKKKDTS, encoded by the exons ATGGTGGCAGGAGAGGTTCAGGGGTACCAATTCGAGCCGAGTTTCAACTCCGAAGGCAGTGGCAATGGGTCTGGCTCGGAAACTTCGGCTTCTGAGTCAGATTCTCATTTTGACGATCCGGACGGGGTGAAGGCCAGATGGGCATCAAGAATGAACACAACGGATTG GTGCGACTGTGGAAAGGTGTGTGTGAAGTCACCTTTCCCTGAAGAAAATGCGTGCTGCTCTGAAAAGGTCCCCATTTTGAACAAGATGGAAGAATTCAATGCCGACCACGGTGGCGACATCGTATGCATTACTAAGCATCCAGGGTTCAGCTCCAACTGCCTGGATGTATGGGTTCTACAAGCGGCCTACAGGTTGTACCAAAAGAAACACCGAGTGGGCATAGACGGGGAGATCAATATGAATAT GAAATACAGATACATCGCATATCGTCAGCTAGTTGCCTGGTGCTGGGGCTTCCTAGGGAAAGAAAATCGAGTGCCGCTGCCAGCTTGTGCTTTGGATGTGATTCGAAAGACATTTCCAGCTGAAGGAGAACTTGTAGGTTTTAAATACCCCACtctcaagaaaaagaaagacACAAGTTAG